The genomic DNA CATTGAGAAACACATCACAATAAACAACATACGCCATTCCAAATTCAGGCTGAGTTAACACTAAAGCTTTTATTAACAtgtttttcagttgatcaaaactctgttgacacttatcAGACCAAACAAATTCAATGTTTTTCTGTAATAACCTGGTCATAGGTGAAGCAATGATTGGGAAGTTTTTAATGAATTGTTGATAGTATCCGACTAATCCCAAGAAACTTCGAATGTCAGATAGATATATTCTTCAGAATTTTCCAATCAACGATTAGAGATACTTTATTTGGATCAACCCTGATTCCATCAATAGATATAACATGTCCctaaaaaccaacttctcgtagccagaattcacatttactgaatttcacatACAGTTGTTTTTCACGCATAATTTGCATCACAACTtttaaatgttcagcatgctctgACTCGTTCAGtgaataaatcagtatgtcatcaatgaatgccacaacaaaccgatctaaatatgattgaaatacccgattcatcaagtcTATGAATGTCGTAGGaacattagtcaaaccaaatggcatcaccagaaATTTATAGTGACCATATTTAGTTCTGAATGTAGTTTTCAATGCATCTTTCTCTTTAACTCACAGCTAATAATATCCAGATCTCAAGtagatcttcgaaaacactgtagctccttttaattgatcgaacaaatcatcaatacaaggTAACAAGTATTTATTCTTGATGGTGGCTCTATTTAgctgtcgataatctatacatagtctcATTGACCTATCTTTTTTCTTCAAGAACAAAACTGGAGCACCCTAAGGTGACATGCTTGGTTAAATAAATCCATGTTCtaacaactcttgcaactgtacttttaacaCTTTCAATTCTGTAAGGGTGATTCTATACGGTGTTATCGAAATTGGAGTTGTTCTAGGTACAAGTTCGATCACAAATTCTACTTCTCGAGTTGGTGGCAACTtgggcaattcttcaggaaaaacatcagcATACTCTTTAACTACCATCGCTTGATCCATTTTTGATTCAGCCACTTTCGATTCAAGaacataagctaaataagctttACAACCCTTTTTAATCAATTTCAGAGCTGACAGTACTAAAACTACATTTGTATTACAATTGACCCTATCTGCTCTAACACAAATAAATTCACCATTCGAACGCTTCAAACTAACCTACTTCCTTCAACAGCTCGCTATTGCATCATACTTAGATAACAAATCCATTCACAGAATgatatcaaaatcatcaaaaggtaacaacatcaaactaGAGGGAAAATCGTAACTCCTAACTTTCAATGGACACGATTTACATATCTGATAAGCTAAAACACACTGACCTAGTGGATTCGTAACTTTGACAGTGTATTCAGTGAACTCAATAGGTAATTTCTTTTTATCTACTAATGCAGTACATATGGACGAGTGAGTTGGTCCAAAATCAATCCATGCATATACATTAATATCAAAGAGAGGAAAAGTACCCACAATAATGTCTGGGGCAATAGCTACCTTATGAGCTCTGATTGCATACGCTCTAGCTGGTGTTCTCACTTCAGATCATTCATTCATCTTGCTATTTTTTCCTTAACCAGAAGTAGTGTTTCTAGCGTTTCCAGATCGTCTACCTCTCTATAAGGTTGCTTCAGGCTTGTTTGTTTGATTTCCAAAATCACTCTGCCTTTTCAGACAATCACGAAGGAAGTGATCAGTAGATCCACAACAAAAACAAGCTCCCGACTTTTATCGACACTCACCAAAATGCCTTTTGTTGCAATCATCACAAACAGGATCAATTCTCTCAACATTTCTTACACTTCCAACACTAGCCACTAGAGAATCAACAGACTTGAAATTGCTTTGTCTCAGTTTCTCTCtaccataaaaactttaaaagggCAACCGATTAACTTCTGTcatttctaaatttcttcgacTGAGACATTTGATTAGGATTGAACGACCCTCTTTTattaaaatctcaaaattttgaaTCTGATTGTTGTTTACTTTAacaaatttcttcaattttttttgagCCTGTTGCGAAAGTTCTACAAATTCCCGTAACTTTAATACTGCCACTGACATACGGATATCATCATGCAACCCGTCCTCAAATCTAATACACATTTCTTCTTTATTTGTCACTATATTACGAGTATACTTACTTAACTGCACAAATTCCCGTTCATACTTAGCTACAGTCTTATTCCCTTGttttaactcaagaaattttttctttttcttgtcaaTAAACAACCGACTAACATACTTCTTCTTGAATTCAGTCTAAAAGAAATCCCAATTAATACGATTATTTGATGTCATTGTGATCAAAGTGTCCCACCATAGGTACGTTTCATCTTGTATTAATGACACAACACATCTCAAACAATCTTTAAGAGTGCACATCAATTCTGCGAAGACTCTCTTTGTATTCATTAACCAGTACTCGACTTTTGCAGGATCAACATCCATCTTGCCTCTGAATTCTTTCGCTCCACATTTTCGGATTTTATCTAAGGATACTTGAGTAACTGTCATAAGTACAGGATTTTGAGGACTCAGAGGTACCGGAAGAGACACAGTAGGGGGTGGAGGTGGCGGAGTTGCAAGATTTGCTTGCTTGAATTCATTGAACCATTGGTTCATCATTCTGAGgaacatatttttcattttatcaaCAAAGGACTATGGAATAATCGCATTATTACTTGCTTCAGGGTTCGAAGCTTGAGCATTACTTTCAGCTTCGTTAACTATAGCTCGATTCGGCTTAACTGACGTTTTGAATCTATAAGAAAATACAATATTAGAGTGAATTAAAAGCATCACATggtatatgtggcatgtatatactaAACTCTACTCCGCTGCATTAGTCATAGAaccgactaaattgtagctctgataccactaaatgtaacacccctaacacgtttttgtcgccagattagggttacggagtGTTACCGTACAATCGAAAACATTTAAACATCATaacattcaataatttaaatatattaaaaaccaTTCATTCTCATATATTTCATCCCTAGAAACAGCTTGGAAGCAATTCGAGAATAATTTGAGACaatgaaagtttaagaaaaagttgcaaaaattgaaaacaggggtcacatggtcgtgtgacatcACCCTAGGCCTTGTAACTTTCGAACAAGGGATAGACAGTCGTGTCCCAACTTGTGTCCTttcccgtgtaactcactaagtaGGATCACACGAATGTGTAGCAGTGAAAACGCTCACTGTAGGACgcgttttcctttctttctttaaaAAACAACATAGATCAGTAAATTTGTAGAATTTCAGCATAGTTTCATATTCTTATAAATTAACCCTTATATAATCTTtagaattttatgaattttttacatagctatatttttataatttcaaaaaaaaaaaaagattttcaaTATTCTTaagatatttttttatatttttaaaatttttaataattttacgtaattattgttaaaaaattgtaaaaataccaAATTGAATGTTTTAGCTATGAATCAAATTGAATATTaacatttgaattaatgtgtcaCCTTATTTTTTCGTTAAGACTGTAATGATCATTAATGGACGAGTGGTCAAAACATTATAAGTCAATAATgttagtgactaaaatataaattttcataattaaatgacAAAACAATTGTCAATAAAGGTTAATGACCATTATTATAGCTTACCCTATATTATATtattcttattttactatatcttaAGAATATATCACATCATTCTAGACCTTCGTCATTTTAGATCCATTTGTCaagttatatatattaaaattgatGTGACGCGGGTTCGAGTGTGCTAAAATGAgcttatcctcctatttaagggttgggATGGGTTATGAGTAGTTCTAAATATTGTATCAAAAAAATTAGAGAATtgtctatactattatttaaactcttgattgagttggtgtcacgtTTCAACCAGGTACCAACTCGGTCGGAGAAATTATGGAAATGTCATTTCATAATTAAATCAAGTTTTATTATTCGAGGGTGTTTTAATATTCTTATTTTAAAAAACCAATAAGAAATATGCATAATGTGGAATTTGAATCCATgctagttaaattaaaaaaattaatttaccactcaaccaaagttattattttgaaattttcacacatttttattttaatatgcacaTTTTATTACCTCCATCAATTATATAGATTAATTATGTTATTGATTGAGTTGGTATCACAAATTAACTCAACACCTACTTAGGATTGATGAAAATATCATGTTGAACAATTGTATCATTAAATATTCTTAATTCAatatatttatgtgtttaaattttattttatttacaatttaatctaatttttattttaatatcgtatacattattattaattagttttaaacaatatattttattatttattatatattattttaattatatacctATGTTATAAGTATATAATTTTCATGCGTATGAGTGTAATagatgttttaatattatattaaaattgtttAAATATAATTTGAATAGATATTatcttaattatatttttatgactaaatattattttatatttataaattaatatatccgTGCAAAACACCGGCTTAAAACCAGTTTTATATTTAAACTGCTGcctaattatgacaaatttatggTCAAAGCAGCCAACTGCCAAGTTTCGTGTCAAATATGATGGCCGAAGAGTTGCGACTCCTTGTAACATATTTTTATGTCTACATAAATAAACATACAGAAAAATCTatataataatttgtaataacCGATTATAAATCTGTAAATAAAATGGGATGCAATTAAAGAATCCATAATATTATATGAAACAGCTTCCCAAATACGCCAAATTATTTTTTCTAGGTCAAATACGACGGCCGAAGGGGGACGACTTCTCATCTGCAGATTACAAataatgtatatatttttatagttaATAGATAAATGTATAAATAAAAGGGGAGGGGATAGACAGTAGAGACATATCCTTCAGTTGAATCAATTAACAAGAATGGCTCTTTCAGCAGCCACTCTTCTCACTGCCCTTGCAGTACTCTGCTCTTTCTTCTACGTTCTATTTTACATCTCATCAAGcaaaaatggaaaaggaaaagGGAAAGCCATTCCCGGTCCGCGACCCTTGCCAATTATTGGAAACCTCCACATGTTAGGCATGCTTCCACACCAATCCCTTTATCACTTGGCCAAAAAATATGGTCCTATGATGTCCATAAGGCTAGGCGTTGTGCCAACTGTTGTCGTTTCGTCCCCTCAAGTCGCCGAGATATTTCTCAAGACACATGATGCTGTTTTCGCGAGCAGGCCAAGACTTCAAGTCCTAGAATTAATTTACAATGGCAAAAGGGGCATAGCATTCACAGAACTTGGATCATATTGGCGTAGTGTGAGGAAGATTTGTAATATGACAATTTTTACTGCATCGAAAATTGAATCGTTTGCATCAACGAGGAAGGAGGTGCTAGCGCATTTCATTGAATCTTTGAAAGAAGCTGCATCAGCGAAGGAAGTGGTCAACATTAGTAAGAAGGTTGGGGCGCTTAATGAAGAGATGACTTTGAGAATGGTTTTGGGGAATGTGAAGAAGTATCAGGGATTTAACCTCAAGGAGCTTATTGATGAGCTTACTCACATAGCAGGAGCTTTCAATCTTGCAGATGTTGTTCCTTTTCTGGGTGCTTTCGACCTACAGGTATTGTGTTTTTCTGTATTTTAATTTACTATATCAAAACAAATTAACCATATACATTACAAACAACCACTAAGTGAATGGTGTTGATTATTATCAACTATGTAGGGAATCAAAGCACGTACAAAGAAACTCGGCGAAAAACTTGATAAAGCGCTCGAGATGATCATTGATGACCATGAACAACATAAACAGGATGATTTCGTCGGTACGCTGCTTAAAGAGTTAAATCAACCAATGAACAATGATGGTGATATAATGGATCGGAATAGCATCAAAGCCATAACAATAGATATGATGGTGGGTGCCTTGGACACTTCAGCTGCCACATTGGAGTGGGCATTATCAGAGCTCCTAAGGCATCCAAGGGTAATGTTAAAACTCCAACAAGAGCTAGAAAGCATTGTCGGGAACAAGAGAATGGTAGAGGAAAATGATTTACCAAAATTGGAGTACCTAGACATGGTTGTGAAAGAAATTTTTAGGCTTCATCCTGTTGCACCTTTGCTAGTTCCTCGTGAGTCAGTGGAAGACATAATTATTGATGGCTGTTACATACCAAAACAATCAAGGGTCTTAGTGAACATTTGGGCCATGGGGAGAGACCCTAACATTTGGTCCAACAACGCTGAAGAGTTTTTTCCAGAAAGGTTCATTGATAGCAATATAGACCTTCATGGACATGATTTTGAACTCATCCCATTTGGTGCAGGCCGTAGATTATGCCCAGGGAAGAAATTAGGGTTAATCACAGTTAAACTTATTCTAGCTCAATTGGTGCATTGTTTCAATTGGGAGCTACCTAGCGGAATGTCGCCGAATGAACTGGACATGACTGAGAACTTTGGTGTCTCGTTGCCAAGGAAGATTAATTTGTGTGTCAAGCCCACTTATCGAAtgtaaaaatacaaattttatgatttttttttatgttttaaaataacaagatGTATACGTATAATAAAGGGCatttcaaaatggcatgtatttcttTTTTTGAAAATAATATGTATTTGATGCATATATATGTTGACAATGGATCATACTTAATAAAATCCCTCAAAATCAAACAAATATAATTAAACTTCTCTTTGGCAATTCCACACCTTTCAATTTATTTTAAGTATATATTTGTTTGATGTATTGCCTCCAATCGAGTTTTGGTTTTCCCTTTGATAATTTGCTGATCTATTCTTGGTGGTTCAAAGCTTTCTTTTAAGGGGAGTTGTTTTACTCTTCTCTCTTTAGTTTTATCGAACTTTTCATTTGGTCACTAAGACCAGTTGTTTTCCTCATTTCTAATGATTGTTGTGTTACGATGATccgaaattttgttttaaaaaaatataaatttgtttGAAAATGCAATAAGTCTTTCTTATTCTTGAAACCCATCTTTCGCATATAAGAAAAATATTTGTGTATGTAAGAATAGAAAATACCTATAAGCCTATAACTCTAAGAACAGAAAACAGAGGGATAGGAAGGTTTGGTGATGGCGGGCAAGGAAAACAAGAAGAAATGATAAGAAAATTCAATGGACTTAAAAAATAACAAGAAgaataaaaaaacataataaGATATAATTTTGTAATAATTGAAGACTTGCTTTGCTTGTTTGTTAatatttattcttttctttcacGTTGACCAAATTCGACAGAGCCTTTTTGGTTTGCATTGAAAAAACAAGTAGAAGAATAGGTAAGTAAAGcttgttatttttcttttttaatcaaaattgtaGCTATCAAGGTGTGTTAAGCAAGTTTTAAGTgaaatcaattttatttttaaattttccttcatttataataaattataaaaatgatatattcaaattaaaaataaaaattgatttatatCAATTGCATAAAAGGTATTTGAAacttatatttcatatatcataatattgataatgaattacgatatatatttttatatatttatattataatctAAGTTGAATATttattaataccaaaataatattaaGGTATTGTAACAACATGAGATAAGATAGGTATTTTGCATTTGAGTCAATTATATCATTGTGAGGGTCCTCTAAAAGCTTGTATGAGTCTGGGCTTATTGTGATGCTTTAACAGGCTTGGTATGATCTACAAAAGTAAGAGGATGAACTAAATGGTGCTAGAGTTGGCACTACGATCAGTCTCCTATTCCTAAGTCAATCTTTTAGCCAAATGTGTTTTAGAGATAAACTCATGGAATGAGTTTATAAAAATGACAAGATATCTTTTCGGGTTTTATTGTGCTTACACTCCTTTTACCTTTCACGcaatattttctttattcttaGTGTAGAGGGCGGCAATGTTCTCAGACAACTACATAGAGAGCGCTGTTTTTCAAGTGCAAAGGGATGCCACTGAGCCAAGATGGAATATCCTCAAAAATCGTCTCAAATGATCTTTAAGATGATTGTGAGATGAGATCAATTGAAATAGTTGTTAGATGATAAACTGTGGATGGCCAACAGAGATGATCGATTATTGGAGTGATAAATTGGACATCCTTAAAGGCCTCTTGATGTACTAGATTGTCTGACTTAACCTTTTGAGAGTGATCTAGACGCAACTTAAGATGACGATCATCTGAAAGATGATCGATTGTTGGGGTGATGAACTGGTAATAATCTTATTTCTTTAATAAAACAAGTAAAATCAAAAGAAAggggttttaaaattaaaaattaaaattaaacctataaaagagaaattgaaaaataatatatatgaaagTCAATATAATGGAAGTCTGATCATCGACACagataattttagtgatttttgataaattagTTATAGTTATTGACATCTCGACTAGCATTCAATCTCTCTTTACCTTGTCGATAAACAAGAGGAACCTCGTTGAAATTATTCCCTTTATTAATAAACAACCCTATAACTTTGCGTTTAAGATTTAGCTTACCGACAGCACTAAAAACGAGACAGATGTAATTCTAACCAACAAACGCACGTGAGCAGGGTTTAGTTAGATTAGATCACGTGTTCAGATAACATGAATTGCATATGTAGCCTATACCCAATAATGTTATTCGTCACAAGCATTAGAATCAATTAAACAATTATGGATATAATTATTCTAATTGACAAGACAAATATCCTAAGCAATTGAATATGATACCAATATTCAACAAGtctaaatatttgtaattaaaatagaaaatgtaacaccctaaacttggCCTAGAAGTCAGGTCAAATCAGAAGTGTCATAGTGATCGCCGGAACAACCGACTAGACCTATTGTTCAATTATGcacattaaaacataaaaaactaAAGCATTTAAAACTCAAGTTATCCAAAGATTTTATAAAAACATATCAAATCACTAAATAAGAAAAATCAGACTCATATCAAATTTAAACATACAAATAATAAGTCATTCATAAAAAAATATACttagaaaaattaaaatcaataaaatcatTAAACACAACTCAATCAAATAACTAAACAATTAAGCGATATAAAAGTAACCAAGTAAACTAAATGAAAACAATCTTTATGAGATATAGATTCCAACGGCTCTTTGGCGGTATTGTACGGTCACGAACTCATAAACTATCTATAACCTGTGCACAGGATTAAAAATCCGAACGCTGAGCTTTTAACAGCTCAATGATGATCTTCAAATTCTAACTTTAAGGTTAGTAAAAATAAATCTGTAAAACACTTTTCATAACAACATTGTTTATAATTTATcgagttattttaaaaaaaataagcaAAAACCTTAAAACATTTTTGTAACAATATAAAGATAACGATGAAAGTATTTTCTATAATATAccaatataattcaattttttataataaataacaatttgtcaattttcatattaaataaataaaattcatattttaaaattaatgctAGTAACACATGTAGGAAGTACATAGAGACAAAGGAGTATCCAACCATCATGCCAAACAGTCAAATTTAGAAGGCATGTGTAATATCTCAAAATTTTTACTAGACAGGTGGCACTATTCTAGTTGTAAATAtaatgaaatttttagaaaattaagtAATTTGTCAAATaaagaaatttttatgaaaataaagaaattttatgaaaataaagttattttgggtatgagaattaatttaaagtattttaaaagtgaaaaatataatgaaaggactaaatcataaattttgaaaagtttaaagACTAAAGAACACATTTGACCATAAGGGAAATGTGAGTAGttattaattaattgttataagAATGAGTTGGATTATATATTGGTGTAACGAGAATTACATTTGATAtcaatttgaaagaatttaagagtataaagattaaattgtaaatttaactattttatcaAGTGAAGGgtaatattatattttcaatatcCAAGGATGCGTACTAAGTATTAAATGAGAATTATTGAATTTAGATTGATTACAAATTATTATGAAGGAATTGAGCAAAGAGGAAAAATGAGCAAAATGATAAATTTACCACtttagggtattttgataatctCGCATGATATTATAAgtgttttttataatattttgtgTTATTAAATTATTGGAATTAAATTTATATGAAAGAGGATtagtgaaaatgattaaaaatacaAATTACGGAAAACGAATCAAATTGGAAATTGGAAAAAAATGgaatatatatgaatttgatgGGCCGTGGCCCCCACCATTGCGTAACTTGGTCTGCGAAGCCTAATGAGGCTTTGAATATTGAATGGCCCAATCGGCCacagttccaaaaaaaaaaaaaaaaaaaggagaaagtaAATGGATGAGTGGCGGGCCGTGTCCCCCACCCTGACCGTTTAGGCTTTAGAAAGCCGAATTGGCTTCCTTGTCTTTAAAGGGCCATTCGGCCGTAAACGAAAAAAAATCAAACAAGTTTTAACGTGGGGAGGGGGAGCAGAGAAGGCTCATCCCCTTACCCAAATCACACGGCTAAATGGGAAAGGGACGGATTTTTCCCCGGAAGTTTAGCGACAAGGATAACGAGCCACATGGAGCCAACATGGGCGGAAGCCCAAGCCCATATACGCGGGATTTAACTAGCACGAGAAAAAGGATTGTGGAACTGTGCACTCTTGTCACATAACTTAAACAATCCATATTAGATTTATCTTTATCAGGAACTATCTTAGATAATGTTAGGTCTTTAGATTATTTAGAATTTTCGTATGTAGCAACAATTTGAGTAAAATTAACCCAAGTATGGCGGATGAGGAAGTTTTCAGGTTTGATTACCCTCATTCGATACATTCATTGATTGTTGTTCATGTTGCTATTTCTTAATAAATTGAAGGGTCAAAGCTAGAGGAGTTCATGGGTCGGGCTGGGTCGAGTTCGGGTTGGGCTCAATTAAAAAATTATGTCCATTTATTGAGTTCAGGCCGGGTCAGGCccaaaaatgggcttaaaattttacccaagcccgacccgaataaaaatactaaaacccgaGCCTAGCCCGGctggcccatattaattttttattat from Gossypium arboreum isolate Shixiya-1 chromosome 9, ASM2569848v2, whole genome shotgun sequence includes the following:
- the LOC108453975 gene encoding cytochrome P450 CYP736A12-like codes for the protein MALSAATLLTALAVLCSFFYVLFYISSSKNGKGKGKAIPGPRPLPIIGNLHMLGMLPHQSLYHLAKKYGPMMSIRLGVVPTVVVSSPQVAEIFLKTHDAVFASRPRLQVLELIYNGKRGIAFTELGSYWRSVRKICNMTIFTASKIESFASTRKEVLAHFIESLKEAASAKEVVNISKKVGALNEEMTLRMVLGNVKKYQGFNLKELIDELTHIAGAFNLADVVPFLGAFDLQGIKARTKKLGEKLDKALEMIIDDHEQHKQDDFVGTLLKELNQPMNNDGDIMDRNSIKAITIDMMVGALDTSAATLEWALSELLRHPRVMLKLQQELESIVGNKRMVEENDLPKLEYLDMVVKEIFRLHPVAPLLVPRESVEDIIIDGCYIPKQSRVLVNIWAMGRDPNIWSNNAEEFFPERFIDSNIDLHGHDFELIPFGAGRRLCPGKKLGLITVKLILAQLVHCFNWELPSGMSPNELDMTENFGVSLPRKINLCVKPTYRM